In the genome of Candidatus Deferrimicrobiaceae bacterium, one region contains:
- a CDS encoding glucose 1-dehydrogenase — protein sequence MKGKVAVVTGGSRGIGFAVAARFLREGMHVAVLDIRDEGAEQLAAVGHKAGARFLQVTADVSFYSQVLEAGEKVREKFGRLDIWVNNAGWDRITPFLSTAPPDWERVVGINLMGTVHGTRAALEGMLAGEAGGAIVNVASDAGRVGSLGEAVYSAAKGGVIAFTKAIAREFARIGIRINCVCPGPTDTPLLAENFEGEEGAKIIGAMLRGIPFKRLGTPEEVAAAIRFLASPEASYITGQVLSVNGGLNMVG from the coding sequence ATGAAAGGCAAGGTCGCGGTGGTGACGGGAGGGTCCCGGGGGATCGGGTTCGCGGTGGCGGCCCGGTTCCTCCGGGAAGGGATGCACGTGGCGGTCCTGGACATCCGGGACGAGGGGGCGGAGCAGTTGGCCGCGGTGGGGCACAAGGCCGGCGCCCGGTTCCTCCAAGTCACGGCCGACGTCTCCTTCTATTCGCAGGTCCTGGAAGCGGGAGAGAAGGTCCGGGAGAAGTTCGGGAGGCTGGACATCTGGGTGAACAACGCGGGGTGGGACCGGATCACCCCGTTCCTTTCCACCGCCCCTCCGGACTGGGAACGGGTCGTGGGGATCAACCTGATGGGGACGGTGCACGGCACGCGCGCAGCCCTCGAGGGAATGCTCGCCGGGGAGGCCGGTGGGGCCATCGTGAATGTCGCGTCGGATGCGGGACGCGTCGGGAGTTTGGGCGAGGCGGTCTACTCCGCCGCGAAGGGAGGGGTGATCGCGTTCACCAAGGCGATCGCCCGGGAGTTCGCCCGCATCGGAATCCGGATCAACTGCGTCTGCCCGGGGCCGACGGACACCCCCCTTCTCGCGGAGAACTTCGAGGGGGAGGAGGGGGCGAAGATCATCGGGGCGATGCTGCGCGGGATCCCCTTCAAGCGACTGGGGACGCCGGAGGAGGTAGCCGCCGCCATCCGGTTTCTCGCTTCCCCGGAAGCCTCTTACATCACGGGACAGGTCTTAAGCGTCAACGGCGGTCTGAACATGGTGGGGTGA